The Maritimibacter sp. DP1N21-5 sequence TCACCGACGGGCGCGACGTGGCACCCAGTTCGGCGGCCGCTCAGGTGGCGCAGTTTCTGGCGGACCTGCCGGAGGGCGTGACAGTTGGTTCGGTCACGGGCCGCTATTTCGCGATGGACCGCGACAACCGTTGGGAACGCGTGAGCAGGGCCTACGACGCGGCGGTCAAGGGGATGGGCGAGACGGCCGGCTCCGCGCTGGACGCCATCGCGAGCGCCTATGCTCGCGGCGAGACGGACGAGTTCATCCAGCCGACCGCGATCGACGGCTACACCGGCATGCACGACGGCGACGGGCTTTTCTTCCTCAACTTCCGCGCCGACCGCGCCCGCGAGATCCTGCGCGCCATTGGCGAACCGGGCTTCGCCGAGTTCGATGCAGGCCTGCGCCCCAAGCTCGCCGCGCGCCTCGGCATGGTCGATTACTCGACGCGACACAATGAGTATATGACCACCTGTTTCCCCAAGCAGGAAATCGTGAACACGCTCGGCGAATGGGTGGCCAAGAAGGGGCTGCGCCAGTTCCGGCTGGCCGAGACCGAGAAATACCCCCATGTCACCTTCTTCCTGAACGGCGGAAAGGAAGAACCGGAAGCGGGGGAGCAGCGCTACATGGCGCCCTCGCCGAAAGTCGCGACCTATGACCTCCAGCCGGAGATGTCGGCGCCGGAAGTTGGCCGGGAACTGGTGCGTGCGATCCACGAGAAATACGACCTCATCGTCGTGAACTTCGCGAACCCCGACATGGTCGGTCACACCGGCGATCTGGACGCCGCCATTGCCGCCGTCGAGGCGGTCGATGAACAGGTGCTCGAAGCAATGATCGCGCTCAAGGAAGAAGGCGGCGCGATGATCGTCTGCGCTGACCACGGCAATTGCGAGATGATGGTCGATCCAGAAACCGGCGGGCCGCATACCGCGCATACGACGAACCCGGTGCCGGTGGCGCTCTTCAACGGGCCAGAGGGGGCGGGCATCAGGTCCGGTCGCCTTGCCGACCTCGCGCCGAGCCTTCTTGACCTCATGGGGATCGCGCCCCCCGCCGAAATGACGGGCGAAAGCCTGATCGTCCGGTGAAGTCCTTCGTCCTCGCCCTCTCGCTGCTGATCGCTGGGCCGGTGGCGGCTCAGACCGATCCGACGATGAGCGCGCAGGAGGCTATCGAGCTTCTGGAAGACGCCCGCGCGGCACTGGAGAACGCCGATAAGGCGGGCGACCGGGTCGAGGCACTGACCCAGACCGTGCAGGCCTATGAGGCGGGGCTTGCCGCGCTGCGGGAAGGGCTGCGGCAGGCACGGGTGCGCGAAGCGGCGATTCAGGGCGTCTTTCTGGCCGAGAATGACCGACTTGCCCAGCTTCTGGGCGTGCTTCAGGCGATCGAGGCAAGCCCCGAGCCGCATCTCCTTCTTCACCCCGAAGGGCCGCTCGGCACGGCAAGGACCGGGATGATCCTGTCCGAAGTGACGCCGGCGTTGAACCGCGAGGCGTTGCGCCTGCGCTCTGCGCTTCAGGAAGTCGCGCTTCTGCGCGCGCTTCAGGAAGCCGCGGTCTCTACCCTGGAGGACGGGCTGGCGGGGGTGCAAGAGGCGCGGACGGAACTGTCGCAGGCGGTGTCTAATCGCACCGATCTTCCGAAGCGGTTCCTCACCGATGAAGAGGCGATGGAAAACCTTGTCGCCACCGCCGATACGCTCGAAAGTTTCGCCTCGGGTCTCATGACCGCGACGGTCGAGGATACGAGTGTTTCCATCGCCCAGCCTGATTTCCAGGAGGCGCAGGGGGCGCTTGAACTGCCCGTGCTCGGTCGCATCATCCGGCGCTATGGCGATACCGATGCTGCGGGCGTGACCCGCCCCGGCTGGGTCATCGCGACCCGGCCCCTGACCCTCGTCACAACGCCCTGGGCCGCGACGATCCGCTATCTCGGGCCGCTGCTCGACTATGGACAGGTCGCGATCCTCGAGCCGGGCGAGGACTATCTTCTCGTGCTCGCCGGGCTTGGACAGCTCTTTGGCGAGGTGGGCGAAGTCCTGCCGCAGGGGGCACCGATCGGCCTCATGGGCGGCGCCGCGCCAAGCGACCCTCAAGCGTTCTTGATTTCAAGTGCGGACGGGAGTGGTGCAGAAGCATCCGAGACCCTGTATCTGGAGTTGCGCCATATGGGCGACCCTGTTGACCCGGGGGATTGGTTCGTGGGACCAGAGGGATGACGACCGGGGCACCGGCCATTTCGGATAGGACGAAAGAGTAGAGACCTCATGAAGAAATTCCTGATCGCCGCCATCGGCGGAACACTGGCCGGGGCGGTTCTGACGACGCAGGTGGCCGGCCCGCTTCTGGCGCAGGACGGCGAACGCAACAGCACCGTCTATGAACAGCTCGACCTTTTCGGTGACGTCTTCGAACGCATTCGCGCGCAGTACGTGGAAGACGTCGATGAAAGCGAGCTCATCGAAGCGGCGATCAACGGGATGTTGTCCTCGCTCGATCCGCATTCGAGTTATCTGCCCCCCGACGACGCCGACGCCATGCGCGTGCAGACGCGCGGGTCCTTTGGCGGTCTTGGCATCGAGGTGACGCAGGAAGAGGGTTTCGTGAAAGTCGTCTCGCCGATGGATGGGACACCCGCCGATCAGGCCGGTGTGCTTGCAGGCGATTTCATCACCCATGTGGATGGCGAAAGCGTTTTGGGCCTCACGCTTGACGAGGCGGTGGAATTGATGCGCGGGCCGATCGGGTCTGAGATCCTGATCACCGTAGTGCGCGAAGGCATCGAGGAACCCTTCGACATCTCGATTATCCGCGACACCATCAAACTCACCGCCGCCACCGTGCGGCAGGTGGGCGACTCGGTCGTGATCCGCGTCACCACCTTCAATGACCAGACCTATCCCAACGTGGAAGAAGGCTTCCGTACCGTGGTCGAGGAAATGGGTGGCCTCGCGAATGTCGAGGGCGTCGTTCTCGACCTGCGCAACAACCCCGGCGGTCTGCTGACCCAGGCGATCCGGCTCTCCGACGCGTTCCTCGAAGGCGGCGAGATCGTATCGACCCGTGGCCGCAACCCGGAGGAAAGCGACCGCGTGAATGCCGAGCCCGGCGACATCACCGAAGGCAAACCGATGGTCGTGCTGATCAACGGCGGCTCCGCCTCGGCGTCGGAAATCGTGTCCGGTGCGCTTCAGGATCACCACCGCGCCGTGGTCGTGGGGACGAAATCCTTCGGCAAGGGGTCGGTGCAGACCGTCATGCCGCTTCGGGGTGACGGCGCGATGCGCCTGACCACCGCGCGCTATTACACGCCGTCGGGCCGGTCGATTCAGGCGCTGGGCGTGAGCCCCGACATCGTCGTGGAACAGCCGCAACCCAATCCCATCGAGGAAGAGGAAGAGGACACCAGCCGTCCCGCCCGCACCGAGGCTGACCTGCGCGGGTCGCTCAACAACGACAGCCTGACCGAGGACGAGATTCGCCAGATCGAGGAAGAACGTCTGAAGGCCGAGGAAACCGCCCAGATGCGCGACGAGGATTTCCAGCTGTCCTATGCCGTGGACCTGATCCACGGCTTGTCCAAGCTTGGCACCGAGTAAGCGTCACATGACGCCGGAAGACATCGAGGCCCTTCCCTATCGGCCCTGCGTGGGGGTCGTCCTCGCCAATGCCGAGGGGAAGGTTTTCGCGGGTCAGCGTATCGATGCCAAGTCGCTTGGCACCGATGCGACGGCCTGGCAGATGCCGCAGGGCGGGGTGGACGAGGGCGAAGATCCTCGCGACGCCGCGCTGCGCGAATTGTGGGAGGAAACCGGGGTGACGGCCGACCTTGTCGAGGTCGAGGCCGAGCATCCCGACTGGTTGCCCTATGACCTGCCGCACGACATCGTGCCCAGGATCTGGAAAGGGCGCTACCGGGGCCAGAAACAGCGCTGGTTCCTCCTGCGGTTCAAGGGGACGGATGGGGATGTGAACATCGCAACCGAACACCCGGAGTTTGACCAATGGTGCTGGATCGACCCTGCCGAAATCATAGAGAAGATTGTGCCTTTCAAGCGCGACATCTACCGCGCCGTGCTGGCGGAGTTCTCCGACCGGCTGTGATGGCGCTGGCCGCACTGGCCTTGCCGGGGCAGGCGCTGGCCTTGTCTTGCCTGCCCTACCCGCCGACCGTCGCCTATGAAACGGCGGATGCGTCGGAGAAGGTCTATTCCGTCGTGCGCGGGTCCTTCACCTTTGACGCCGAAGGCGCGCCTTCGGGCTATGACGAGGCTGCGCCCGAAGACGACTGGCTCACGAATGGCCATATCACCGGGAACCTGCTTACGCCCGAGGGGTACACGACGCCGGTGGATGCCGAGGTGGTCGTGGTCATCTCCTGTGTCGGGCCGTGGTGCCCGACGCTGGCGCAAGACGAGGACGCCCTGATGTTCGTGCGGCAGGAGGCCGACGGTAAAGCACTTTATCTGGACGTGGGTGCCTGTGCGTCGAACGTGTTCACGGGTGTCGATGAAGCGGCCTTCGAGGATATGAAGGCCTGCATGGCCGGGGAGTGTCCGGGGGAGTGACTGCTATGCTAGGTGCGAGCCGCGCGAGCGCCTGCCCGGGGGATGGCGCTCCGACGGTCGAGTGGTGCGCTTTTTGGTGCCACATACATCTTCGCTCTGAGTTCGGTGCTGACCGTTGCAAAGCGCCAGCCTGCGGGCAGGCGCTTGCGCGGCGGCCTGCGGCCTTGATTCCGCGCGGTGGTGGCGACCTCAGCGTTTGAAACTAGAGGTTCCTCCTCCCCGACTCCACATGAGAACAAAAGGTGAATATACTCCCGACTCACCATGTTCGCGGAGCTTTGCATAACGTCCAACTTCACCTTCCTCACGGGTGGCTCGCACCCCGAGGAATACGTGGAACGGGCCGCGCTTACGGGAATGAGCGCCCTCGCGGTGGCCGATGTGAATTCGGTCGCCGGGATCGTGCGCGCCTTTACCCAGGCCAAGACCATCGCGCGCCAGATCGCGGACCGGGACCGGCAGGAGGTCGCGCTTGGACCCATCGGTCCGCCCGCGCCCGCGCATCTGCCCAAACCGCCTTCTGCCGACATCCGCAACGTGCCCCGGCTGCTGCCTGCCGCGACGCTCGTCACCACCGACGGTCTGCGGGTGACGGTGCTGCCCCGGACGCGGGCGGGCTGGGGGCGTCTGTCGCGGGTCATCTCGACCGGGCGGCTTCGGGCGGAAAAGGGGGACTGCCTGCTCCATACCGGGGATCTCGCGGGGGCACTCGAGGACTGCGTGCTCCTGCTCCATCCGGGCACCGCACCTAAATGGGAAGCCAATGCGCGCCGCCTGATCCGGGCGCAGGAGCGCGACATCTACCTCGTCATGGCCCCAGCCTATGATGGGCAGGACCGGGCGCGTTTTGCCCGGCTCACCCGGCAGGCGCGGACCCTTGGTATCCCCACCGTCGCCGCCGCCGCGCCGATCATGCACCACGCCCGCCGCCGCCGGATCACCGACGTGCTGACCGCCGTCCGGCTGGGGGTGCGGATCGAGGCGCTGGGGCGCAACGCGCAGGTCAACGCCGAACGCCGTCTGCGCACCGAGGCCGAGATGCTGCGACTTTATCCGGGCTACGAGGATGCCGTGCACCGGGCGGGCGAGATTGCGGACAGTCTGCGCTTTCAACTGGACGAACTGCGCTACGAATATCCCTCGGAAATTTCGGGCGACGAAACCCCCGCCGCCCGGCTTGAACGGCTGGCGCGGGCCGGGCTGCGCGACCGCTATCCGGCAGGGGCACCGGAGCGGGTAACGAAGATGCTGGAGCATGAACTCGCGCTCATCGCCAAGCTGAAATACGAGCCCTATTTCCTGACCGTGAACGACATCGTCGCCTTCGCTCGGTCGCGAAACATCCTGTGTCAGGGGCGCGGCTCGGCGGCCAATTCCGTGGTCTGCTATGCGCTGGGCGTGACGAGTGTCTCGCCCGAGATCGGCACGATGGTCTTCGAGCGTTTCGTGTCGGAAGCCCGCGACGAGCCGCCCGACATCGACGTGGATTTCGAACACGAGCGGCGCGAGGAGGTCATCCAGCACATCTATCAGCGGTATGGTCGCCACCGCGCGGG is a genomic window containing:
- the gpmI gene encoding 2,3-bisphosphoglycerate-independent phosphoglycerate mutase encodes the protein MTIPKPVVLCILDGWGLRVESSGNAVALAETPAFDELMMVCPNATLVTHGNDVGLPKGQMGNSEVGHTNIGAGRVVAMDLGQIDLAIEDRSFFQNPALMAFIDDLKTSGGTAHLMGLVSPGGVHSHQDHMVAAARALHDAGLAVTVHVITDGRDVAPSSAAAQVAQFLADLPEGVTVGSVTGRYFAMDRDNRWERVSRAYDAAVKGMGETAGSALDAIASAYARGETDEFIQPTAIDGYTGMHDGDGLFFLNFRADRAREILRAIGEPGFAEFDAGLRPKLAARLGMVDYSTRHNEYMTTCFPKQEIVNTLGEWVAKKGLRQFRLAETEKYPHVTFFLNGGKEEPEAGEQRYMAPSPKVATYDLQPEMSAPEVGRELVRAIHEKYDLIVVNFANPDMVGHTGDLDAAIAAVEAVDEQVLEAMIALKEEGGAMIVCADHGNCEMMVDPETGGPHTAHTTNPVPVALFNGPEGAGIRSGRLADLAPSLLDLMGIAPPAEMTGESLIVR
- a CDS encoding peptidase M23, which encodes MKSFVLALSLLIAGPVAAQTDPTMSAQEAIELLEDARAALENADKAGDRVEALTQTVQAYEAGLAALREGLRQARVREAAIQGVFLAENDRLAQLLGVLQAIEASPEPHLLLHPEGPLGTARTGMILSEVTPALNREALRLRSALQEVALLRALQEAAVSTLEDGLAGVQEARTELSQAVSNRTDLPKRFLTDEEAMENLVATADTLESFASGLMTATVEDTSVSIAQPDFQEAQGALELPVLGRIIRRYGDTDAAGVTRPGWVIATRPLTLVTTPWAATIRYLGPLLDYGQVAILEPGEDYLLVLAGLGQLFGEVGEVLPQGAPIGLMGGAAPSDPQAFLISSADGSGAEASETLYLELRHMGDPVDPGDWFVGPEG
- a CDS encoding S41 family peptidase — protein: MKKFLIAAIGGTLAGAVLTTQVAGPLLAQDGERNSTVYEQLDLFGDVFERIRAQYVEDVDESELIEAAINGMLSSLDPHSSYLPPDDADAMRVQTRGSFGGLGIEVTQEEGFVKVVSPMDGTPADQAGVLAGDFITHVDGESVLGLTLDEAVELMRGPIGSEILITVVREGIEEPFDISIIRDTIKLTAATVRQVGDSVVIRVTTFNDQTYPNVEEGFRTVVEEMGGLANVEGVVLDLRNNPGGLLTQAIRLSDAFLEGGEIVSTRGRNPEESDRVNAEPGDITEGKPMVVLINGGSASASEIVSGALQDHHRAVVVGTKSFGKGSVQTVMPLRGDGAMRLTTARYYTPSGRSIQALGVSPDIVVEQPQPNPIEEEEEDTSRPARTEADLRGSLNNDSLTEDEIRQIEEERLKAEETAQMRDEDFQLSYAVDLIHGLSKLGTE
- a CDS encoding RNA pyrophosphohydrolase → MTPEDIEALPYRPCVGVVLANAEGKVFAGQRIDAKSLGTDATAWQMPQGGVDEGEDPRDAALRELWEETGVTADLVEVEAEHPDWLPYDLPHDIVPRIWKGRYRGQKQRWFLLRFKGTDGDVNIATEHPEFDQWCWIDPAEIIEKIVPFKRDIYRAVLAEFSDRL